In one Shewanella loihica PV-4 genomic region, the following are encoded:
- a CDS encoding YceH family protein: MKLTSHEARVIGCLLEKEKTTPEQYPLSLNGLTLACNQKSSREPVMNLSEADTQAALDSLAKKRLVAEQSGFGSRVVKYKHRFCNTEFSDLQLSEDKVAIICLLLLRGPQTAGELRTRSNRLYGFNDVAQVEQALNSLAQMEPALVRQLPREPGKRESRFIELISEAETQLDTQLATQPAQASSLANDELVERVALLEQQVAELKLQVAELLGKI; the protein is encoded by the coding sequence ATGAAACTCACCTCCCATGAAGCGCGTGTGATAGGTTGTCTACTGGAAAAAGAGAAGACGACGCCAGAGCAATATCCCCTCTCCCTCAACGGCCTCACTTTGGCCTGTAACCAAAAATCGAGCCGCGAGCCTGTGATGAACCTGTCGGAAGCTGATACCCAGGCCGCGCTGGACTCTCTGGCGAAGAAACGCCTGGTAGCCGAACAGAGTGGTTTCGGCTCGCGCGTCGTCAAATACAAGCACAGATTCTGCAACACAGAATTTAGCGATCTCCAGCTGAGCGAAGACAAAGTCGCCATCATCTGTCTCTTGCTGTTAAGAGGGCCACAGACCGCTGGAGAGCTAAGAACCCGCAGTAATCGCCTATATGGCTTTAACGATGTCGCCCAGGTCGAGCAAGCCCTCAACAGCCTAGCGCAGATGGAGCCGGCGTTGGTTCGTCAGCTACCTAGAGAGCCGGGTAAGCGTGAATCGCGTTTTATCGAACTCATCAGCGAGGCCGAGACGCAGCTCGATACTCAACTGGCAACTCAGCCAGCGCAAGCGAGTAGCCTGGCAAATGATGAGCTTGTGGAGCGCGTCGCGCTGCTCGAACAGCAAGTGGCCGAACTGAAACTGCAAGTTGCCGAGCTCTTAGGCAAAATTTAA
- a CDS encoding ABC transporter permease subunit — MDNLTPRSSWNAALVLARFELKKILFSTRGMIGLATFALTWCLILWYPIRQASFYLFSPDFKQLLEGVFGAANVGELLSWDVAEMAILWVAALYLFPIFSLFVGADQFASDKARGSFRFLTLRVSRDTLFFGRVTGYLLIQAILLILTLVATLLLVAYRDTALVWAAMGSGVLVFINIMIVLAPFTAMMAILSLHANSARQASIYAVLFLAGSTIANGIISYYLPGLSNILQWLVPGAQLDMMINTKGLSSLAIAAIPLLQAGVLLLLGRSYMARIAL, encoded by the coding sequence TTGGATAATCTTACTCCGCGCAGTTCATGGAACGCAGCCTTGGTGTTGGCCAGGTTCGAACTGAAAAAAATCCTCTTTAGCACAAGAGGCATGATAGGCCTGGCCACCTTTGCGCTAACCTGGTGCCTCATCCTCTGGTACCCCATAAGACAGGCTTCTTTCTACCTGTTTTCGCCTGACTTTAAGCAGCTACTCGAAGGCGTATTTGGCGCCGCCAATGTGGGAGAACTGCTCTCGTGGGACGTGGCCGAGATGGCCATTCTCTGGGTCGCCGCGCTCTACCTCTTCCCCATCTTCAGTCTGTTTGTGGGCGCCGATCAGTTTGCCTCTGACAAGGCCAGGGGCAGCTTTCGCTTCCTCACTCTGAGAGTCAGCCGCGACACCCTGTTCTTCGGTCGGGTCACTGGCTATCTGCTGATCCAGGCGATACTGCTGATACTCACTCTGGTGGCGACACTATTACTGGTGGCCTATCGCGACACGGCTTTGGTGTGGGCCGCAATGGGCTCGGGGGTTTTGGTGTTTATCAATATCATGATCGTCCTGGCCCCCTTTACCGCCATGATGGCAATCTTGTCACTGCACGCCAACTCGGCGAGACAGGCGAGCATCTATGCTGTGTTGTTCTTAGCGGGTAGCACAATAGCCAACGGCATCATCTCCTATTATCTACCTGGACTCAGTAACATACTGCAATGGCTGGTGCCCGGTGCCCAGCTGGATATGATGATTAATACCAAAGGCCTTAGCAGCCTTGCCATAGCAGCCATTCCCCTGCTTCAGGCCGGTGTACTCCTGCTATTAGGAAGAAGTTATATGGCGAGGATCGCACTATGA